From the genome of Oxyura jamaicensis isolate SHBP4307 breed ruddy duck chromosome 2, BPBGC_Ojam_1.0, whole genome shotgun sequence:
ACAAACGAGCAGCACCTGACACTCCTTTATTTCCATCCCCCACAACTCGACATGTCTGTGGTTATCGGGTGTCACACAACAGGCAAAATGGGTTGGGCCCTGtgcaaaaaaaacctgtcagGAAGAAGAATTTGCCTATCCAGCTCCCAACATGGCCTACTGTGGGGCTCCCACATGTGCTGGTTACATGCCCTGACCCAAAGACTCACATGTCAGGAAACAAGAGAAGTGAGCAGTCTTCTAACACGTGGAAGCATCTAGTGCCTAGCATTTACAGAATACCTTCAGTACAAAATTGAAAtggctaataaaaaaaaaatgtatatattcaaCTTTATACAATGCAGAGCTTGCCATATGTAACGCTGTTACACTTCTAGAAGTTAAATTTTATGGCAGGCTAATCTCCTTAACAACTACTCTTCTGAGCTATATGCAGAGTCTGGGTTGGACACCCTACCTAACAAACATCTACGTTTGCACATAGAACAAGTGAGATAGAACAGCACATTAAAATCTCATAAAGAAAagctataaaaatgtattaggtACAGGAGAATTTGTTTCCTATCCAGAAGTACTGCAGGAACACAGATTTGGAAAAGCTGGTATGACATTAAACCACTGGCTACATATCCAAGTGCAAGCTTTTGCGTGGATTCTCCTTTTGTCATACTTCgttgcttctgttttgttgaGGGATCTGCTACAGACTAAAGCTGCAGGCTAGAAAATTTCCAAGCATACCACCCAAGCCCAATGAAAGTCTCAAGCTTTCACCTTGCCTGCTTCACAAACAGAAATGGTATTATTTCTTCCAAAGCaaaaactggaggaaaacaaTGGTCACATTTATACTTGGCAAAACCATTCCCTGGTACTTCTGTTTGACAACAGCTGAACGGCATTCTTCAACAAAATTCTTTATATAATCCCTGCTATCTCAGATAACTGACACAGAACTATCATATAAGGTCTGGGCTGTATCTTGAGAACCTTTTTGCAATCTTATAATACCATCAAATAAACGTGCAAGCTCcgattttacatttctttacatTCTTTTCATTTGAAGGCTTTGGAGTGGTTTGTAACATCTAACACGGAAGAAAGCAAAGGTAGGGAAATCAAATACTGAAAGCCACTCTTCTTTccaacaaaataattatatttaatgacACACTAATTATTCTCAGATCTTGAAATATGCTGAATTCTATAATGGAAAACAATACAATAAGCTCTACTTCTGCACATTTAAAACTTCACCTGGACAAAGTGTTGTCATATCCCACCACTCTGATCAAGGCCAGAACCAAGTACACGTGAATAAACGCTATTTCAGGGAATGTTCAAGTTTCCATATACATTTACCAGTAAAGACTATCTTCTAACATTTTCAGGGCTTGGAGTGGTCTTAATGGTGTTAGGGATATGATTGCTTGATAACAATCTTCTCCCGAGAGAGCACCATGTTTCTGCAACTCTCTAGGCTAACAGAAGAACGGGGATGAGATGACCCAGGAGTATTACTAATGGTATCAGTTGATATTTGTGCCAGTTGTGCTCACTTCTCTTATATACTCAGTCCTTTTTTCTCAATTCCTTCCTAGCCTCACTTTTACAAGTGCTGCAGGCCATCTTCTTGTCATAAAAATCCCTAAGAAGGATGCCTTGAACTTTGTTTCTGCCTGGTTTGCTTCACACGCTTGGTAGTGCAAACTGTTCCAGAGGGAgtgattatttctgtttgtttgtttaaaccaGGCTAGAGGagaaatgcttcttttccaAGTCACATGAGACTGGGTCTCATGAACTCAGATGCCTGTTAGGACTTCCCCTGATGCCTGCTCACAAGTTGCAAGCCTAACTTGTTCCCCACATTATGGCACAACTTCCAGGGGAAATCCAGGCCAAAACAGCATCCCTTGGGGCTACGTGGTCATCAGCCTCAAATGGCCTTGGGACAGGTGAGCCAAGGCAACTTAGcactttttgaaatacattctTCTTCAGGAAGAAGAATAGGGTTTCTTCTTAGAGCTTGCTAGTAAATTAAGTACTACTGCTGGGTTCTTCTCTTACGGTGAACACTGGTGTTCTCCAGTAGCAGAAATCGCTCAGACACACCTGAAGAAAACTCAGGAACACTTCTAACATTGGAACTATCTCACCAGAAAGGAGAGAGCTCAGCTGACCTCTTCCAATAGCAAATTGGATGTTACCTAAATGGTCTCTGGTCTGCCTGTCTCCTGAACCTGTGGTTTTAGACTTTTAGCAGTTGAAATTGCTGTCTGAAACAGCAATTGCATTGAAAATGATACATGACCCCCAAATATGCATGTTCTATTATGCCAAGAGAGGCTGAAGTACCTCTTCAAACCCAACTCATCTCAGCCTACTAGCAATGCCACATGTGGCACTGGAACATGCCCTCTAGAGAACCAAAGCACTGTGTACGTAAGCACTGCTAGGCCTCCCAGGCACACTGCAGGTCCTCCACAGGCTCTAAAAAACACTCATGAAAGTGCAGGAGGCAGAGTACCTTATGCCTCTGGTCACCACCAAGATCTGCTCGTTCAGAGGGGTACAGACAAGGCTACAGATTCAAGAGATGACTTCTGTAAGAAAGACCAtgcaaatgttttggaaaagctcagaaaaagaacagatttatCATGTATAGGTTAGGGCCATGAGCAAAACTTCACAAAAACTGAAACGATCTGTATGCCTACAATTTGCACAAAGCAagtaattttgaatttattgGTACAGTTTCACATATCACATAGCAAAAACACAAGCAGACTTCCCATTTTGGGACACTTTTCAATGTAATGATTGCCAGGAGTGGTAATCCTTAcgttctttctcctctccctaAACTCAAATCCATCTCCTGAGTTATTTACACATAGTGAAAAGAACAAGCTCATAAGCTACATAATATTAATTGTAATCAAGACAATTCACCAAGTAACAACATACTGGAAATAGTTTTATGAAATTATTGGGGGAAGGGAGTGTGTCGCAACAGGACAGTTACACTTTCCgaatatgtaatattttgaaGTGAAGCTGAAGTGAAAGCTAagtgaaacttaaaaaaaatccaaatttgaaattcagtggggatttattttttcttactcttcaaAGCCTGAAtctttttcccttgaaaatatTGATAGGTGTCATACATTCTTCagaatatctttaaaattacaaaatatttaataattgcACAATAACCTGTTCATGTCTTGCAGTGAAGGCTGAAGGGAAGTCCAAGCAATTCACTGTAGTAAAAGTCTGGAGTCAGCAGAAAGTGCTTTGAAGAAAGCAGTACAAACAGGAAGGAAATTTCCAACACCTGCAGTTTTTGGCTGCTGTTGgctaaaataaacttttggGGTGTGCTGAAACCTTTGTGATGAGAGCTGATCTTGCAGTACTTTTAAAGAGATCTACAACCATTTGTTCATTAACAGCTATGAGAAAAGTAGGACAGTAGTAATTTCTGTGTAGAAATCCATATGCTTTCTGAAACGGCCGTATCTTGGCCCCCTGTTTTCTTTGAGTCCAACATTTTGCAGACAGGGAAAATAAGGCTCTCTTCCAGATAAGAGGAACACACCCTTTGCCCTGTGCCTTAATCTGTtgatttcctcttccttcctttaacACTGTTGAATGTGAGTTTTAACCTCTTTTAGTCTCCAGAAAGCCTCCAAATTGGTTGCttcttctattattttaacTCCTCATATTGCTTGAAATACAAAGTGAAAAACTGCTTTTGGATTGAACTCTGGCTGTTGCCATCTATTTCTAGATATAAATACTCAGGTTTCCGTCTGTTGTCTGAAAACTGTGTAGGAAACAAACGAAGCCTATGACCTGTTTCCATACAGAATTAGGTACCACTCACAAGAAGACTTCATTCTGCATGTTTACCACAAACCCACCGAAGCTGCTGGTCTGTTTGGAGGTCAGTTAATTCATCAATGGATCTCCAGCTGCATTGACAAGCATATGCTCGTGACCCTTTCTTCTTTATCATCTTTGCTCTTAGTTTACTGAGCTCAGGCATATTGTTCCTGTCAATCAAACAAGTTCAGtttagaatcattttttttttttttttaaagaaaaaagacacgTGAACCCATCTTAATTCAGAAAAGCTCTTAAGAACATTTCTTAGTACCACTGTCATGAACGAATTTAGAGATATGCTCATGTTCTCTTTGGAACACAATCCTTTCTTGAGAGCAGAACTCAGTGTGTAGTTTCTGTATTCTCAGATCAGCTGAAGTGTAATCTTTTTGTGAGTAATGTCCTCTATTTGGTTCAGAGATGCTCCTTCAGCCTCCAAAGAATGAGTTTGGAAGAAAACCAGGTAGAGTCAATTGTCTTACCAAGAAATTATCCAAAAATGTACTGGTCTTATCAAGCTTACTGTAAAAATCCCTATACAGAAGGGGGATAACTACAGagttaaaaatgttatttgtagCTGTTTCTCAAGATGGTCATTAAAGTGACTGAAGTGGCCACAAGAGAGAAGAATGCACATCAAACCAAAAATTATTCCTGTGCAAGCATCCACCACTTGGATTGTGTTATTACGTTGTTTATTAATTCAAGATCTCAGAACCAAAATTTAGCTTTTAAGTAAAcagaataattatatttttatttaatctttctaGCTACCAAACTCATCTCAGGAGACTACTGCAGCAATGTATTTTTACAATTGTTTTACAAATTTTGTTGTAAAAAATATACcgaggaaataaaaaaaacattcattgaGAAACACGAGTTTTTGAAACTGGagggaaaatatgggaaaaacCTAAAATGTagtataagaaaaataatggaaaatgagATGATTTATCCATCAGCGTTCTGTTCCAGATACTACACCCCCTGGTGGCCAAGAACATACTCTGAACACATCCACTACCTCTATGTGTGAACAGGCACGTAAAGAGTCTTAAAAATTCACCAAAATAAGGAGAATTTAAACTTGATGTCTGTATTAGGAGCATGCTTGGTATGCTACACGTCACTAAGTCTTGGCATTGCATAGTTTTTAAGAAACTGGAAAGAACCCCTTAATTATCAGTCTTCccaaaaaactgaaatgattgAAGACTTCACTGtataataagaaaacaaaaatcccagcTCTCCAGTTGTTTCAAAATGAAGCCTATTAAGAAACCAAACAATCGGATTTTTACTGAACATGACAGCATTATGCTTGAtactggaaagaagaaagctgacTTAAAACAATTGTAGTTTGTGTATGTATGAGAATATGGTGAGAAGTACATGCTGGTACTTCATTAAATTTTGGCATCCTGCAATGGCACACCAAAGGCCAACACATCACACaaactattttcttatttcagcagTAAAATTGCCTCTTGATCTATCAAACctgaattatatttaaaaactgagAGGGACAGTGATGGGGAAGAAAttgaaaggaatgaaaacagattGTGGAAGATGTTGCATCCCCCTCCCTGTAGGCTTTCCCAACTGATTACCAAACAGTTCCTTATTAGTTAACACAGGGCTGCTATTTCCTGTTCCCATCTAGCCCTGAAGCACAGTAACACAATACTAATACCAAACCCACCTGAGACATacctgaaaaaaagataatcacAGGACTGATCCCAGATGTAGTCATTGAAAAGTGACACGCGGAAGTCACAAGCAGTACAACGTAGCTGATCACATGTTCtggtcaaaaacaaaaaagcagaaatctccAAGAGCTTATTATAATCAGAGAAGCTACAGAGATCATTACAGTTTTAAAACCAGACACACTCAGAAATACTAGAAGCGAGGTTAACCTGTaatcttaatttttcatatatcTGGCACATTCATTATGTACATGTTCAAACCATATGATCATGTATTCATTTTTACAGGTTCCTAACTCCACTGAATATATCAAATAAACTGACATTCTCCAGAtacattctttttcattctcctCACTGGTATGGCACCTGACCATCATCCACATATGCCTCGAGTGCATAATTACTAATTACAAAAAATCCCAGATATAAACGCATCATGTTCTATTGGATACTGGACGTGTATTTAAATTACCTTCCCTACGGTTAAAGTACCTTTCCTGCAGTTACAAAGCACTCTGCCTGTCTTCGGTTGAGGCTCTGGGATGCCTATCTTCAGTTCGGGCTCTGGGATGATTTAAACCAGCCTAACGATTTAAGTGTCATACTCAGCATTACACCGAAAGctgatgagaagcagaaaaaatacaatacGCTACAGCAGAAGTAGTCTCTTGTCTcacatgcacacatttttcAACTCCTCAGATGAACTAAAGATTTTGTTATCAAGAGCAGAGGACTGGAGGGGACCAGCCGACTCAGACTGCAGTTTCAGGCAGCCACACGTTCAAATGAATACAGGGCTGTCCTGTCCCGTACTGTTCAAACTCAGAACTCTGTACTaccacagaaaaacagctgtgatttaaaataatgataaagcaagcagaatcatttttttgttttttacctttttgaaatatttgttccTATGCCATTCGGTGAAGCGCTTCCACCCAGGTATACTGGACAGCACCTATATGGATTTCATAAAAAACCCAAACATTATAGTAAAACGTGTTGGAGAAAGTAATATAGCTACCTTAACTGTTATGTGTTACACTACTTCAAGCATTGCCTTTTCAGCAAGATTTCCTTCTAGTTTTTTAAAGGCATGGTATTTCTAAGATAGTATTCATTTAATACAAGCAAAACATCCCGATGCTTACAAActattgaattttaaaatttcaattaCTAAGGTGTTCAAACAAAAACTCGATGATAACCACTCTACGCCAAATACACGTGATTACATATTGCAAGTTTTGATGGGAAGCCATTGTTCAATAGATACttaaataatactaaaattgtaaataattttgactacatgaaaacacattagtaattcttcaaaattaactttctatttatctttgtttttaaataaagcttctctaagtactcatttttttcttagttcatgtcaatacaaattaaacattAGTAATACTACCAGGCTGAAAACAAGCTATCATCAAGCTGCGTTCAACTAGCCAAACATTTATCGCTTACCTTCTCCTATGAGTCTGTACAGCAGCACTACTGTTTTCAGGTGTGAGTCTTGCAGAATTAGACttcaatttctgtttaaaaaacaatcaaagaaTAAAAGGCATAATTCCAGCTCTATATCAATATTCTGTTTTACTTAAAAAGCAAGAGCCAGAAAATCTCTGTACCAGAAGCTGGGGACTAAGAATTTGTAAGGCTCTTTTAGGCAAAATCTGCTGAAGTTACAGATGGATAGGTAAGAAGGCTTATCTCCCTATAATGAATTCCCATCTCTGCTTGACGGAACACTATGCGATCACTTTGACTTCACATCCTCTTTCTAGTagttttgcctttaaaaacagatttaatttaGGAATCCTCTCCCTCAGtgtttttaaggttttattGAAAACACATCAAGGTCTTATATTATCAGAAGGACAGTGtctttgaaaagtttatttGTTGCATATAAGACAGGTTATTAGAATTCTAGAATACTAGAATTATAGATCCTAAAGTGGAAATCCAAGGGATTTAAAATGGTAGAATTATACACATTTAATGACAGATGTAATTTGTGGTATACAAGCATTTTTTTGATGGCTCATATTAAGTCATCCTGTAAGGAACAGGgccaaacaaaattaaaacaaaacacttcactcacaaaaataaagagaatcTGCACAGGGAGCTGTATATATAGGAAGTATAAATCATACAGCTTTCTACTGATGAtatctaaaagaaaatcaattttcaaTGGCTTCTATCACTCTCTGATTGTCTTGACTGTAAATTGGTGACTTCAtctccatctcctgctgccAAACAACAGAAGTCATTTGCAGATGACAGAGAACTGGGAGGAGTGGTTGGTACTGCTGGTGATTGCCcgccattcagagggacctcaacagtTTGCAGAAATGGGCTGAAAAGACTATCTTTAAATTCAACAAGGGAAAATGCAAACTCCTGCACATGGGACGAAATAACCCTCGTGCTCTAGTATATACTGAGGGCTGACCAGCTGGAAagtagctttgcagaaaagggcCTGGGAATCTTGGTTGATGCCAAGCTGACCGTGAACCAGCAGCAGTGTGCCTTCACAGCAAcaaaggccaacagcatcctggacTGTGTTATGAAGAAGAATGTTGCCAGCaagctgagggaggtgatctttCCTTGATACTCAGCACCAGtgagacagaatcacagaat
Proteins encoded in this window:
- the C2H8orf37 gene encoding protein C8orf37 homolog, with the translated sequence MADDLERLLDEVEARLCRLSARGAARGPLHGGREDEEGAEEEEGAAAKGRSATMFMSLGSSEEDIDDVIDEICNDSFAKTPPKLKSNSARLTPENSSAAVQTHRRRCCPVYLGGSASPNGIGTNISKRTCDQLRCTACDFRVSLFNDYIWDQSCDYLFFRNNMPELSKLRAKMIKKKGSRAYACQCSWRSIDELTDLQTDQQLRWVCGKHAE